Proteins found in one Ctenopharyngodon idella isolate HZGC_01 chromosome 16, HZGC01, whole genome shotgun sequence genomic segment:
- the dhdds gene encoding dehydrodolichyl diphosphate synthase complex subunit DHDDS — MSWIRERELSLIERLTANILKAGPMPKHVAFIMDGNRRYAQKTHVERQEGHSQGFEKLAETLRWCLNLGIHEVTVYAFSIENFKRSKEEVDGLMELARQKFSRLLTEQENLEKHGVCIRVLGDLTLLPEDLQQVIAKAVVSTRAHNKCFLNVCFAYTSRHEIANAVKEMAWGVEQGLIKSSDVSEVLLSECLYSSNSPNPDLLIRTSGEVRLSDFLLWQTSYSCLVFQSVLWPEYSFWNLCEAVLQYQLSHQSLQKAQELHREGQALQQMEADRTCVAELLQHRGNGKPMDAQSRQKALLNYTASREERVRCFLNALQHKRDTFFNDLCSQAVVA; from the exons ATGTCGTGGATTCGAGAGCGGGAACTATCACTTATAGAAAGGCTCACTGCCAACATCCTAAAG GCAGGGCCCATGCCCAAACATGTGGCCTTTATCATGGATGGTAATAGGCGTTATGCCCAGAAGACACATGTAGAGCGGCAGGAGGGCCACTCACAGGGCTTTGAGAAACTGGCTGAG ACGCTCCGCTGGTGCCTAAACCTGGGTATTCATGAGGTGACAGTATATGCATTCAGCATTGAGAACTTCAAGCGTTCCAAAGAGGAGGTGGATGGCCTGATGGAGCTGGCCAGACAGAAGTTCAGCCGCCTGCTGACGGAGCA GGAGAATCTTGAGAAGCATGGTGTGTGTATTCGTGTGCTGGGAGACCTGACTCTACTGCCTGAAGACCTGCAGCAGGTTATTGCCAAAGCTGTGGTGTCAACAAGAGCACACAACAA GTGTTTTCTGAATGTGTGCTTTGCATACACCTCAAGACATGAAATTGCAAACGCTGTGAAGGAAATGGCATGGGGAGTAGAACAGGGTCTGATAAAATCCAG TGATGTGTCCGAGGTGCTTCTCAGTGAGTGTCTGTATAGCAGTAATTCTCCAAACCCCGATCTGCTCATCCGTACGTCTGGAGAAGTGCGCCTTAGTGACTTCCTACTGTGGCAG ACCTCATATTCGTGTCTAGTGTTCCAGTCTGTCCTGTGGCCGGAGTATTCTTTCTGGAATCTGTGTGAAGCTGTTTTGCAGTACCAGCTGAGTCATCAATCTCTCCAG AAAGCTCAGGAGCTGCACAGAGAAGGCCAAGCGCTCCAGCAGATGGAAGCAGATCGCACCTGTGTGGCTGAGCTCCTGCAGCATCGTGGGAATGGAAAGCCCATGGATGCCCAGAGTCGACAGAAAGCACTGCTAAACTACACCGCCAGCCGAGAGGAGAGAGTGCGCTGCTTTCTCAATGCCCTTCAGCACAAGAGAGACACTTTCTTCAATGATTTATGCAGCCAGGCTGTTGTGGCTTAg